Sequence from the Candidatus Neomarinimicrobiota bacterium genome:
TTCTTTTGAACCTAACTTGATTCCCTTTACGCCCATGGTTTTGCGACCCGTAGGGCGAACGTTTGACTCGGAAAATCGGATGGATTTTCCTTCATAGGTTCCCAAAAGGATATCGTGTTCCCCGTTTGTAATTCGCGCCTCTATAAGCTCGTCTCCATCCCGAACCTCAATGGCATAAATACCACCCTTTCTTGGTTTACTATATGCAGATAGGACCGTTTTTTTAACAATACCTTTTTTTGTTGCCATCACAATATAGTGACTTTCGTCAAAGTCTTTAACACTAACAAAAGCTTCAACTTTCTCGCCTGGGTCGCAGCCTATTAGGTTCACAATGGCGCGGCCCTGGGTTGCTCGACCGCCTTGTGGAATATCATACACTTTCAACCAATAACACTTTCCCATATCGGTAAAGAAAAGCATATAGTTATGCGTGTTTGCTATAAAAAGGTGTTCTACAAAATCTTCATCCTTGCTTGTTGCGCCCTGCACTCCGCGACCCCCGCGCCTTTGAGTGCGGTAGGTGTTAAGGGCGGTTCTTTTGATGTAACCTTTGTGTGTAATGGTGAGCACAACCTCTTCTTCTGCAATCATGTCTTCCATGGAAAAATCTGTATCCACCGGAATAATTTCTGTGCGGCGCTCGTCTCCATATTGATCTCGAATTTCAAGAAGCTCTTTTTTAATGATGTCCATTCGTTGTGGCTTGCTTTCTAAAATTCCCTTAAGGTGTGAAATAACTTGGATCAGTTCTTTGTATTCAGAAACCACTTTATCAACCTCTAACCCTGTAAGTTTTTGAAGGCGCGTTTCTAGAATTGCCTGAGATTGAATTTCTGAAAGATTGAACCCATTCATAAGGCCCTCTTTGGCTTGGATTGGGTTTTTGCTTCCGCGGATAATTTTTATCACCTCGTCTATGTTGTCCAGGGCTGTTTTTAATCCCTCTAATATGTGGGCGCGCGCTTCTGCTTCTTTTAATTCAAATTTGGTTCGACGTACAACAACCTCGTGCCTAAAATTCACAAAATGCGTTAAAATTGTTTTGAGGGGCATTATTTTGGGAATACCATTAACAAGCGCCAATAGAATAATGCCGAACGTGTCTTGAAGTTGGGTGTGTTTATATAGTTGATTGAGGATTACCTCTGGAACTGCGTCTCTTTTTGTTTCAATTACAACGCGGATTCCATCTTTGTCTGATTCGTCGCGAAGGTCAGTTATTCCTTCGATTTTTTTATCCCTAACAAGGTCTGCAATTTTTTCAACAAGATTTGCTTTATTGGTTTGATACGCCACCTCTGTGACAACAATACTATTTTTACCGTTTTTATTTGTTTCTATGTGGGCCCGGGCGCGCATTTTAATTTTTCCGCGACCCGTTTCATAGGCGGATTTAAGCCCATCCATTCCAAGAATTAGTCCCGCCGTTGGAAAGTCGGGGCCCTTAATAAATGTCATTAGTTCATCGGTGGACATGCTTTCATTTTCAATCAATGCTATTAAACCGCTTACAATCTCTGTCAAATTGTGTGGTGGGATTTTTGTGGCCATCCCGACAGCAATTCCTTCCGATCCATTTACAAGCAGTGTTGGAACCGCGGAGGGAAGGACGGTTGGCTCTTTTAGCGTTTCGTCAAAATTTAAATCCCAATCAATGGTGTCTTTTTCCAAGTCTTTAAGCATTTCTCCGGAAAGTCGGGTCATTCTGGACTCTGTGTACCTCATCGCTGCGGCATTGTCGCCGTCTATTGAGCCAAAGTTCCCTTGACCGTCAACCAGCTCATACCTCATTGAGAAGTCTTGCGCCATTCGAACGAGCGCATCATAAACCGAGCCGTCTCCGTGTGGATGGTATTTTCCTAAAACGTCTCCTACTATTCTTGCGGACTTTTTATAAGGCCTGTTCCAGCTCGACCCCAGTTCACTCATACCATAAAGAATTCTTCGGTGAACCGGCTTAAGCCCATCGCGCACGTCCGGTAAGGCGCGAGACACAATAACGGACATAGAATAGTTTAAATAGCTTTCCCGCATTTCATCAACAATGTCGCGTGGAATTATATTGTCTCTATTAAAATCGGTCATAAGAATTTCCTAAAATGTTAAACGTCCAGATTAACGACAAATTTCGCGTTTTTTTCAATGAAGGTTCTTCTGGCCTCAACGTCGCTGCCCATTAGGTTTTGAAACGTTTCTGCCGCCTCTAACGCGCTCTCAACGGTTACCTGCATCAAAGTTCTTCGTTCGGGGTCCATCGTTGTTTCCCAAAGTTGGGCCGGATTCATCTCCCCCAACCCTTTGTAGCGCTGTAATGATACTTTTGTATTTTTATTATCTTTTTGCATTCTCTCAACGATTAAGTCTCTTTCGTTGTCATCATAGGCGTAGGCTTCTTTTTTGCCTTGGGCAACACGATAAAGCGGTGGCAAAGCAAGATATAAATACCCACCCTCAATAACTTCTTTCATTTTTCTATAGAAGAATGTTAATAAAAGTGTGCGAATGTGTGAGCCGTCAACATCTGCGTCAGTCATAATAATGATTTTGTGATATCGAAGTTTTTCAATATCTAAATCTCCAGGTGATTTTTCACCGCTATCTTCTTCTGACCCGCCAAAGCCGGCGCCTAGCGCTGTTATCATAGATTGAACTTCGTTATTTGAAAGCAGTTTGTCGATTCTAGCTTTTTCTGAGTTGATAACTTTTCCGCGAAGAGGTAAAATTGCTTGTGTTCTCCTGTCGCGCCCCTGCTTTGCGGATCCGCCCGCAGAGTCGCCCTCAACCAGATAAAGTTCGCAAAAAGCGGGGTCTCGATTTGAACAATCAGCAAGTTTTCCGGGTAGAGATGATCCCCCAAGTGCGCTTTTCCGCCGGATTAGCTCTCGCGCTTTTCTTGCGGCAGACCGACTTCGAGAAGCCAGCAGCGCTTTTTCTATAACGCGCCTGCCAATAGAGGGGTTTTGTTCAAGAAAGTCTAAGATCCCCTCATAAACTGCCGTATCCACAATTCCTTTAACATCGCCATTTCCAAGTTTTGTTTTGGTTTGTCCCTCAAATTGGGGCTCAGCAACCTTTACGCTTATAATGGCGGTTAATCCTTCGCGAAAATCTTCACCAGACAATGATATCTTTTCGTTTTTCTTTGTTTTTATGAGGTTGTTTTTGGTCGCATGGTTGTTCATGGCGCGGGTTAGTGCAGACCGAAAACCAGACAAGTGTGTACCGCCCTCGATTGTATTAATATTGTTTACAAAGGTCAGGATATTATCATTATAGGTGTTGCTGTATCGCATCGCCACCTCGACCGGAACCTCTCCCCCGGTTTTGTTTACCGTAATTATTTTATTATGGATGGGGTTGTTGTTTTCGTCCAAATATTTTACAAAATCGCTCAAACCCCCTGTATATTTAAAGCGAGTTTCTTCTGTTCCCTCTTCTCTGTCGTCTCTATCGTCTCTGAGAATTATCTCGAGATTTTTGTTTAAATACGCAAGCTCTCTTAACCGCTCTGAAATAATTTCGTGTTCAAATTTAATTGTATTAAACACGCTAGTGTCCGGCATAAATGTAATTTTTGTGCCAGAGTTTTTTGTGGGGGATCCTTTTTTCACCGAAGATGTTGGCTTTCCTCTTTCGTATGATTGGCTGTGATTGTGGCCATCTCTTTTAATGTCCGCAACCAGCCGCTCGCTCAGCGCATTTACAACAGAAACTCCAACGCCATGAAGCCCGCCGGAAACCTTATATGTGCTCTTATCAAACTTTCCTCCGGCGTGTAGAATGGTCATTACGACTTCAAGTGCGGGGATTTTTTCCTCTTTATGAATATCAACGGGTATGCCCCTGCCATTATCCTCGACAGAAACAGAACCATCTTTATTAAAAGTAACGGTGATTCGATTACAGTACCCGGCCATTGCTTCGTCCACACTATTATCAACAACCTCATAAACCAGGTGGTGCAATCCACGACGACCGACATCGCCAATATACATTGCCGGGCGCTTTCTTACAGCTTCAAGCCCCTTTAGAACCGTAATTTTTTCAGCGCCGTATTGCGTTTCTTCCACGTTTGGTTGTTCACTCATAAAAATTTTATATCCTTAATTGCCCTAAACCCCGCCAAACTGTTTACTTGGTTTAAAATTTCGGTTTTTTTCAATTGAAGTTCTTGCCTCCATGTTGGAGAGGATACCCGAACAAACAAAACGCCGTGCTCTGCTTTTTCTGCTACTGCCTGTTCTGCAATTGTTTCTCCAACAGCCTCTTTCCACGTCAAAACCGCCTTCTCCTGTTTTACGCCTTTTTCTAGCCCCGATTTTGTCAAAAATATATTTAGGGCTGTTTTTAAGGACTGCATTAAAAAGACTATTTATAATAACGCCTCAAGGATGGTTTCTGGTACAATAAAACACTAATCGCTAAGCCTAATAGGCATTAGCAGCATGGTCAGCTCAGAGTCTTTTTCTTGTGTTTCGGGAAAAAACAATCCGGCGCTTATAGATGATTTTAATTCAATTCTAATATCTTCTGTTCCAATGTGAGACAAAACATCTTTTAAATAATTTGCATTATATCCTACGGTAACGGCTTCGCCTGACAGTTCCACATCTAGCTCTTCTTTTGCTTTGGACGCTCTCTCCGGGTCTTCGGTTGTAAGAAGAGCTTTTCCTTCTTGTATGTTGAGCGCTATTTGGTGCGTTGATCTGTTTGAAAAAATAGATACCCGCTTAACTCCGGACAATAAGCTTTCTCTGTTTGCGGTAACGGTTTTATCGTTTTCTTTTGGAATGACGCTTTCATAGTCTGGAAATCTTTCATCTATTATCCGGGTAAAATAGGTGTCGGATCCAATTGAAAGCGTCATGTGGCTGTCTCCCATCCACACTTGAATCGTTTCTTCTGCCGGAATAATATTTGAAATCATATTCAGAAATTTTTTAGGGATAACAACGTCTCCCTGAAATTCTTTAGACTCATAGTCATTCCTAATATACCTTACCAGTCTGTGCCCATCAGTAGAGACTGCAGTTAAGATGTTTTCTCCAAATCTAAACAAAACACCCGTAAGAGAGGGCTTGAGCTCATCTTGGCTAACTGCAAAAAGATTGGTATGAATTATTTCTCTAAGAATTGATCCCTTAATTCCAGCTGCTTTCCTATTGTCCACATCAGGAAGCGCGGGGAATTCTTCGGATGGTTTGCCGGACAAATCGTATTCACCAACCTCTGTTGACATTTTTACCTTATTAGACCCATCCACAGAAAATGTTATACGGGTCTCGGGCAATGCGTTTGTTATTTCAACTAATGGTTGAATTGGAATAGCACAAGATCCAGGTTCTTCTAAACTGGCTGGTAAAGAAACAACAATTGCAATTTCTAAATCTGTGGTTCTTAATACCGTTCCGCTTTCTTGAGCATCAAATAATACCGAAGTTAGTATTGGCAAGGTAGATCTCGTGGGTGTCGCCTTAGATAGCTTTTGAAGGGCTGACTGCAGTTCGGTTTTGGATGTGGAAATTTTCATCTTTTATTCTCAATAATTTTACAAAGCGTTTTAGTCTTTTATTCTCTTAAAATTGCCTGATATCTTAATTCAGAGTTTACCATTTCACAAGTAATTTTTGTCAAACATATATACCAATAATTTTACATTATTAACATAATTGTTTATTATATATAAATAGTTTTTATTTATTATTTAATAATTTATTTTTATTTATAATGTTGAGACTGTTAACAACAAACACCCAAGACAAAATAGATTAATTTGGGCGGTTCTTTAGCCGGTGTTTAATAAAGGGTTTCTTTATGTGGATTAAATAATAACGATGTGGAAAACCAAATAGTTATTAACAGAAATAAGACATCTTTTTGAAGATTGAAAATTAAATAAAAAGGTGGAAGAATTGGGTATAAACTTGTTGAAAACCTATTCAAGCACAGTAACAAAAAACTTTGTACGAGCATTTTTTATCCAAGCACCGTACCACATCATCCGCTTATGGTTTAAAGCGAGAGACTCAATTTCATACCAATGCCCATCTAAAGAAGCGCGTCCCCCGGGCCTTAGCCCCTCTGGCCATATAAGGTGGTAGCCAAGGTCTGTTTTTAGTGGGCCGTTTATGGTTGAAAGCTCTAGTTGTTCTGCGACCATTTTGAATTCGGGGATTGGGTAGCTTGACAGGTCGACCCAACCGAGGTCCCCTCCGATTTTTTTTGTTTCTTTATCATCAGAATATTTATTAACCAGAGCCGTAAAGCCTTCAAGGCTGTTAGCCGAATCTTTAAGAGAAACACCAAGATTATAGGCACGATTTTCATCTTCTGGTGTAAGTTCGGGCGAAAGCAGAATATGTCTGACGTGAATTTTATCCCCACGACGATCAAGCGTTTCAATAATGTGAAACCCAAAAGCCGTTTCAATTGGAATGCTTGTGGTGCCAGGGCTAAGGGAGAAGGCTACAGCCTCAAACTCGCTTACCAAAGAACCCCTTTTTACATACCCTAGAGACCCCCCCGAGGTAGCAGACCCGGGGTCTTGAGAATAAATCATTGCAAGAGAATCGAAGGGTGCGCCGGAAACAATTTGTTTCCGTATGTCTAATAAAGAATTCCGCACGTTTTCTTTTGTTTTTTCTCCGGGCGTAATTTTTATTAAAAGATGCCTGAGCTTCATTTTGTTTGGAAAGTAAGGCAGACTGTCTTGATATGTCGAAAAAAAGTCAAGAACCTCGTCCCTGCTTATGGTTATAGAGGATATCGTCTGTTGTTGGTATCTTTCAGTAATTAATCTATCGCGCATTTCATACCAAAAGTCTCTCTTAAAGCTTCTAATTGATTGTCCCAACATTATTTCAGCCCTATCCTCTCCTCCCGCCTGAGCAATAAAAGTTTCTACCTGTTGATCTAAAGCCCGACTAACCTCTTTTTCTTCAACAACGATGGAATCTATTTCCGCCATTTTTAATAATATTTTTTGATCTATAAGGCTTTGTACCACTTGCTCTTGTAGTTGGCTAATTAATTTAGCGTCTTTTTCTGGGTCTAATCTTTGTTGGGTTGCCGCCATTATAACCATCTGGCTTACGTCGCTTTTTAGAATAAGATGATCGCCAACAACCGCAGCAACGCCATCGATGGTCGTTGTTTCTACGCTTTGTGCAACTAAAAACGAAAGCAACAATGTTTGTGCTTTAAGTGTTTTAAACTGTATCATATTTAGACACCCAATTTAAACGATTTAAAAATTGTTAAACTAAATGATTTGTGTTTGATAAATGTTCCCCAATTTTTCGAACTAAATGTATGTTTTTTATAATTGAAGGATTGTTTTCCTTAAATACAATCAACCCTTTGTTGTTTTGTTTTACGCTCGCCAGCGGATCGTTTTTCATAATATAATTTAATACGCGCCTAAGGATTTTAATCCCGGCAACAATCTCGAAACTATCACGAAAAATATTTATTTTAGACACCCCCGCGCTTGAGTAATCCAACTTAACCGCGTTTAT
This genomic interval carries:
- the gyrA gene encoding DNA gyrase subunit A; its protein translation is MTDFNRDNIIPRDIVDEMRESYLNYSMSVIVSRALPDVRDGLKPVHRRILYGMSELGSSWNRPYKKSARIVGDVLGKYHPHGDGSVYDALVRMAQDFSMRYELVDGQGNFGSIDGDNAAAMRYTESRMTRLSGEMLKDLEKDTIDWDLNFDETLKEPTVLPSAVPTLLVNGSEGIAVGMATKIPPHNLTEIVSGLIALIENESMSTDELMTFIKGPDFPTAGLILGMDGLKSAYETGRGKIKMRARAHIETNKNGKNSIVVTEVAYQTNKANLVEKIADLVRDKKIEGITDLRDESDKDGIRVVIETKRDAVPEVILNQLYKHTQLQDTFGIILLALVNGIPKIMPLKTILTHFVNFRHEVVVRRTKFELKEAEARAHILEGLKTALDNIDEVIKIIRGSKNPIQAKEGLMNGFNLSEIQSQAILETRLQKLTGLEVDKVVSEYKELIQVISHLKGILESKPQRMDIIKKELLEIRDQYGDERRTEIIPVDTDFSMEDMIAEEEVVLTITHKGYIKRTALNTYRTQRRGGRGVQGATSKDEDFVEHLFIANTHNYMLFFTDMGKCYWLKVYDIPQGGRATQGRAIVNLIGCDPGEKVEAFVSVKDFDESHYIVMATKKGIVKKTVLSAYSKPRKGGIYAIEVRDGDELIEARITNGEHDILLGTYEGKSIRFSESNVRPTGRKTMGVKGIKLGSKEDYVIGMLIVKREGTILVATEKGMGKRTDVIQFRTQTRGGKGVMAMRCTDKTGKMVKIMEVVDSDDLIVITNSGVLMRQPVSALRIIGRVTQGVKLVKLDEGASISSITRVINEEGQIDKDNADEEEPTPKEKGADISEES
- the dnaN gene encoding DNA polymerase III subunit beta; its protein translation is MKISTSKTELQSALQKLSKATPTRSTLPILTSVLFDAQESGTVLRTTDLEIAIVVSLPASLEEPGSCAIPIQPLVEITNALPETRITFSVDGSNKVKMSTEVGEYDLSGKPSEEFPALPDVDNRKAAGIKGSILREIIHTNLFAVSQDELKPSLTGVLFRFGENILTAVSTDGHRLVRYIRNDYESKEFQGDVVIPKKFLNMISNIIPAEETIQVWMGDSHMTLSIGSDTYFTRIIDERFPDYESVIPKENDKTVTANRESLLSGVKRVSIFSNRSTHQIALNIQEGKALLTTEDPERASKAKEELDVELSGEAVTVGYNANYLKDVLSHIGTEDIRIELKSSISAGLFFPETQEKDSELTMLLMPIRLSD
- a CDS encoding DUF721 domain-containing protein, producing MQSLKTALNIFLTKSGLEKGVKQEKAVLTWKEAVGETIAEQAVAEKAEHGVLFVRVSSPTWRQELQLKKTEILNQVNSLAGFRAIKDIKFL
- the gyrB gene encoding DNA topoisomerase (ATP-hydrolyzing) subunit B, whose protein sequence is MSEQPNVEETQYGAEKITVLKGLEAVRKRPAMYIGDVGRRGLHHLVYEVVDNSVDEAMAGYCNRITVTFNKDGSVSVEDNGRGIPVDIHKEEKIPALEVVMTILHAGGKFDKSTYKVSGGLHGVGVSVVNALSERLVADIKRDGHNHSQSYERGKPTSSVKKGSPTKNSGTKITFMPDTSVFNTIKFEHEIISERLRELAYLNKNLEIILRDDRDDREEGTEETRFKYTGGLSDFVKYLDENNNPIHNKIITVNKTGGEVPVEVAMRYSNTYNDNILTFVNNINTIEGGTHLSGFRSALTRAMNNHATKNNLIKTKKNEKISLSGEDFREGLTAIISVKVAEPQFEGQTKTKLGNGDVKGIVDTAVYEGILDFLEQNPSIGRRVIEKALLASRSRSAARKARELIRRKSALGGSSLPGKLADCSNRDPAFCELYLVEGDSAGGSAKQGRDRRTQAILPLRGKVINSEKARIDKLLSNNEVQSMITALGAGFGGSEEDSGEKSPGDLDIEKLRYHKIIIMTDADVDGSHIRTLLLTFFYRKMKEVIEGGYLYLALPPLYRVAQGKKEAYAYDDNERDLIVERMQKDNKNTKVSLQRYKGLGEMNPAQLWETTMDPERRTLMQVTVESALEAAETFQNLMGSDVEARRTFIEKNAKFVVNLDV